A genomic region of Chryseobacterium sp. KACC 21268 contains the following coding sequences:
- a CDS encoding DUF3467 domain-containing protein — protein sequence MDNNQNQDPNNININLNEMVAAGAYCNLALVNHSPSEFVVDFIQLMPGVQQANVRSRVILAPLHAKRVLAALQQNITNYEQQFGEIKELEPFVVGGNNVQA from the coding sequence ATGGACAATAATCAAAACCAAGATCCAAACAACATCAACATCAATCTAAACGAAATGGTAGCTGCAGGAGCATATTGCAACCTAGCATTGGTAAACCATTCTCCATCAGAATTCGTAGTGGATTTCATCCAATTGATGCCAGGTGTACAGCAAGCGAACGTGCGTTCAAGAGTAATTCTTGCGCCACTTCACGCAAAGAGAGTTTTAGCAGCATTGCAACAAAACATCACTAACTATGAGCAGCAATTCGGAGAGATCAAAGAATTGGAGCCTTTCGTAGTTGGAGGTAACAACGTACAAGCTTAA
- the rpoC gene encoding DNA-directed RNA polymerase subunit beta' — protein sequence MSNKNKTSRFTKITIGLASPESILQESRGEVLKPETINYRTHKPERDGLFCEKIFGPVKDYECACGKYKRIRYKGIVCDRCGVEVTEKKVRRERIGHIGLVVPVAHIWYFRSLPNKIGYLLGIPSKKLDMIIYYERYVVIQQGIAKKADGSDFDDKEFLTEEEYLDVLETLPVENQYLDDSDPNKFLAKMGAEAVEELLKRIDLDSLSFDLRHKAHNESSKQRRTEALKRLNVVEALRGANTRMINKPEWMIMRVLPVIPPELRPLVPLDGGRFATSDLNDLYRRVIIRNNRLKRLLEIKAPEVILRNEKRMLQESVDSLFDNTRKSSAVKSESNRPLKSLSDSLKGKQGRFRQNLLGKRVDYSARSVIVVGPSLQLHECGIPKDMAAELYKPFIIRKLIERGIVKTVKSAKRIIDRKEPVVYDILEGVMKGHPVLLNRAPTLHRLGIQAFQPKMIEGKAIQLHPLVTTAFNADFDGDQMAVHLPLGPEAILEAQLLMLGSQNILNPANGSPITVPSQDMVLGLYFMTKQLDSTDDMKVKGEGLAFYSPEEVEIAYAEGQVSLNAKVRCRLPIKENGVITTKLFPTTVGRILFNQIVPKASGYIDELLTKKSLRNVIGQVLADTDFPTTVKFLDDMKDLGYANAFKGGLSFSLGDIVIPVEKKKMIATSIETVDEIKANYNMGLITDTERYNQVIDVWTNTNASLTEMIMSRMKVDQGGFNSVYMMLDSGARGSKEQIRQLSGMRGLMAKPQKAGSVGAEIIENPILANFKEGLSILEYFISTHGARKGLADTALKTADAGYLTRRLVDVAQDVIITEQDCGTLRGTEITALKKNDDIVEKIAERILGRVSLHNIYHPETDEILAQADELIVEAVAKQIEEAGIEAVEVRSPLTCEAKKGICAKCYGRNLATGKGIHMGEAVGVIAAQSIGEPGTQLTLRTFHQGGVSNNISENPSIVAKRDGIVEMDEVRTIKSEGENGESADIVVSRSTEFRLVADNEARTPIMIANVPYGSELFVQPGDKVKKGDMIAKWDAYNAVIIAENSGKVEYEDIIQGVSFVLEIDEQTGFEEKVISESRNKKAVPTLRVVDSKGVEQKGYNLPVGAHIMVNDGEKIKAGKVLIKIPRKSAKAGDITGGLPRVTELFEARNPSNPAVVTEIDGVVSYGKIKRGNRELIVEAKTGEIKKYLVKLSNQILVQENDFVYAGGALSDGSVTPDDILKIKGPTAVQEYLVNEIQEVYRLQGVKIDDKHFEIIVRQMMTKVSIVDGGDTQFLEGALEHKYDFLQENNRVFGLKVVMEAGDSKEFKPGQMITARELRDENSKLRREDQALVEVREALPATATSVLQGITRAALQTKSFMSAASFQETTKVLNEAAVSGKIDFLTGLKENVIVGHRIPAGTGLKDYQNVIVGSRKEFEDIN from the coding sequence TTCCGTTCTTTACCAAACAAAATCGGTTATTTATTAGGTATTCCTTCCAAGAAATTGGATATGATCATCTATTACGAAAGATACGTCGTGATCCAGCAAGGTATTGCTAAGAAAGCAGACGGTTCTGACTTCGATGACAAAGAATTCCTTACGGAAGAAGAATATCTGGATGTTCTGGAAACGCTTCCTGTAGAAAATCAATATCTTGATGATTCTGACCCGAACAAATTCCTTGCGAAAATGGGAGCAGAAGCGGTTGAAGAATTGTTGAAGAGAATCGACCTTGATTCTTTATCATTCGATCTAAGACACAAAGCGCACAACGAATCTTCTAAACAAAGAAGAACCGAGGCTCTTAAAAGATTAAATGTTGTAGAAGCATTGAGAGGTGCCAATACAAGAATGATCAACAAGCCTGAGTGGATGATCATGCGTGTACTTCCAGTTATACCACCAGAATTGAGACCATTGGTTCCATTGGATGGAGGACGTTTCGCAACTTCTGACTTGAATGACCTTTACAGAAGGGTGATCATCAGAAACAACCGTCTGAAGAGATTATTGGAAATCAAAGCTCCGGAAGTGATCTTGAGAAATGAGAAGCGTATGCTTCAGGAATCAGTAGATTCATTATTCGATAATACAAGAAAATCTTCTGCCGTAAAATCTGAATCAAACAGACCATTGAAATCCCTTTCTGACTCATTGAAAGGTAAGCAAGGTCGTTTCCGTCAGAACTTACTTGGTAAGAGGGTAGATTACTCCGCTCGTTCGGTAATTGTTGTAGGACCGAGTCTTCAACTTCACGAGTGTGGTATCCCGAAAGATATGGCTGCAGAGCTTTACAAACCGTTCATCATCAGAAAACTGATCGAGAGAGGAATTGTAAAAACTGTAAAATCAGCTAAAAGGATCATCGACAGAAAAGAGCCTGTAGTTTATGATATCTTGGAAGGTGTAATGAAAGGTCACCCTGTACTATTGAACAGAGCACCTACTTTGCACAGACTTGGTATCCAGGCATTCCAGCCGAAGATGATCGAAGGTAAAGCGATCCAGCTTCACCCATTGGTAACGACGGCTTTCAACGCCGATTTCGATGGGGATCAGATGGCGGTGCATTTACCTTTAGGTCCAGAAGCTATTTTGGAAGCGCAACTATTAATGTTGGGTTCTCAGAATATCCTTAACCCTGCAAATGGTTCTCCTATCACGGTACCATCTCAGGATATGGTTTTGGGTCTATATTTTATGACCAAACAATTGGATTCTACAGATGATATGAAAGTAAAAGGCGAAGGTCTTGCTTTCTATTCTCCAGAAGAAGTAGAGATCGCTTATGCTGAGGGACAAGTTTCTCTTAATGCAAAAGTAAGATGTCGTCTTCCAATCAAAGAGAATGGTGTCATTACAACGAAGTTATTCCCTACGACAGTTGGTAGAATTTTATTCAACCAGATCGTACCGAAAGCTTCTGGTTATATCGATGAGTTATTGACTAAGAAATCTCTTAGAAATGTAATTGGTCAGGTATTGGCAGACACAGATTTCCCAACTACGGTGAAGTTCTTGGATGATATGAAAGATCTTGGATATGCAAACGCATTCAAAGGTGGACTTTCATTCTCTCTAGGAGATATCGTGATCCCGGTTGAGAAAAAGAAAATGATCGCAACTTCTATCGAAACTGTAGATGAGATCAAGGCTAACTATAATATGGGTCTTATCACAGATACAGAGCGTTATAATCAGGTAATTGACGTTTGGACTAATACCAACGCCAGCCTTACCGAAATGATTATGAGCAGAATGAAAGTAGATCAAGGTGGATTCAACTCTGTATATATGATGCTTGATTCTGGTGCGAGGGGTTCTAAGGAACAGATCCGTCAGTTATCTGGTATGAGGGGATTGATGGCAAAACCACAAAAAGCAGGTTCTGTTGGTGCTGAGATTATTGAAAACCCGATTCTTGCAAACTTTAAAGAAGGTTTGTCGATTTTGGAATACTTTATCTCTACCCACGGTGCTCGTAAAGGTCTTGCGGATACCGCTCTTAAAACTGCCGATGCTGGTTATTTGACCAGAAGATTGGTGGATGTTGCACAGGATGTTATCATTACAGAACAAGACTGTGGAACACTTAGAGGTACAGAAATTACTGCACTTAAGAAAAACGATGATATCGTAGAAAAAATCGCTGAGAGAATTCTTGGTAGAGTTTCGCTTCACAATATCTATCACCCGGAAACGGATGAGATCTTGGCACAAGCGGACGAGTTGATCGTAGAAGCAGTGGCTAAGCAGATCGAGGAAGCTGGAATCGAAGCTGTAGAAGTTCGTTCTCCATTGACTTGTGAGGCTAAAAAAGGTATCTGTGCAAAATGTTATGGTCGTAACCTTGCAACAGGTAAAGGCATCCATATGGGAGAAGCTGTTGGTGTAATCGCTGCACAGTCTATTGGTGAGCCGGGAACTCAGTTGACATTGAGAACGTTCCACCAAGGTGGGGTTTCAAATAACATCTCAGAAAATCCAAGCATCGTTGCAAAACGTGATGGTATCGTTGAGATGGATGAGGTTAGAACTATTAAATCGGAAGGTGAAAATGGAGAGTCAGCAGATATCGTTGTTTCCCGTTCAACTGAATTCCGTTTGGTAGCTGACAACGAAGCTAGAACACCGATTATGATCGCTAACGTTCCTTATGGATCCGAGTTGTTTGTACAGCCAGGTGACAAAGTGAAAAAAGGAGATATGATTGCTAAGTGGGATGCTTATAACGCGGTAATCATTGCAGAGAACTCTGGTAAGGTAGAGTACGAGGATATTATCCAAGGTGTCTCTTTCGTATTGGAGATCGATGAGCAGACTGGTTTTGAAGAGAAAGTAATCTCTGAATCTAGAAATAAAAAAGCCGTTCCTACCCTTAGAGTTGTTGACTCCAAAGGTGTGGAGCAAAAAGGTTACAACTTACCGGTTGGAGCCCACATTATGGTAAACGATGGTGAGAAAATCAAGGCTGGTAAGGTCTTGATCAAGATCCCAAGAAAATCTGCGAAAGCAGGGGATATCACCGGAGGTCTTCCGAGAGTTACCGAGTTATTCGAAGCTAGAAATCCTTCCAACCCAGCGGTTGTTACAGAGATTGACGGTGTAGTTTCTTACGGTAAAATCAAAAGAGGTAACCGTGAGCTTATTGTGGAAGCTAAAACTGGAGAGATCAAGAAATATTTGGTTAAATTATCCAACCAGATCCTTGTTCAGGAAAATGACTTCGTGTATGCAGGAGGCGCACTTTCCGATGGTTCTGTGACGCCAGACGATATCTTGAAGATCAAAGGTCCAACTGCGGTTCAGGAATATTTGGTTAATGAAATTCAGGAGGTTTACCGTCTTCAAGGGGTGAAGATCGATGACAAGCACTTCGAGATCATTGTTCGTCAGATGATGACAAAAGTATCGATTGTGGATGGCGGAGATACGCAGTTCCTAGAAGGAGCTTTGGAACACAAATACGACTTCTTGCAAGAGAACAACAGAGTATTTGGTCTGAAAGTAGTAATGGAAGCGGGAGATTCTAAAGAATTCAAACCAGGACAGATGATCACAGCTAGAGAACTTAGAGATGAGAACTCGAAACTAAGACGTGAAGATCAGGCATTGGTTGAAGTAAGAGAAGCACTTCCTGCAACTGCAACTTCTGTACTACAAGGTATTACAAGAGCGGCACTTCAAACCAAATCATTTATGTCTGCAGCATCGTTCCAGGAAACGACTAAGGTTCTAAACGAAGCAGCAGTGTCTGGTAAGATCGACTTCCTGACAGGTCTTAAAGAAAATGTAATCGTAGGACACAGAATCCCTGCAGGTACAGGTCTTAAGGATTACCAAAATGTGATCGTAGGTTCTAGAAAAGAATTCGAGGACATTAACTAA